Proteins from a single region of Sediminitomix flava:
- a CDS encoding OmpP1/FadL family transporter: protein MKNKQTIFFFLLLLPFSALAQIEPIGFYKDAVRFSKNELGGDARIQALGGSGISLGGNMSNAYLNPAGLAFYRKSEMSITGVVSINQTTATNNTDFSTEKNTNFNLPQFGFVIKGESKGAFSISFNQLQNFNNTTSYFGRNDGLSSITKEFTEANYGYYAPDPNWIFSPAEAAYQLGLVRAVDPSDPDNYDYYNLVNTAPDSRSGYIETRGGHYQFDVGYGEQINNQLSWGVSVGIPYFNYNMTRYYEENQSRNYYVINGVEKDLPTPEYIGLNESIRSESIGINAKLGLIYKQSDRLRLGFTFETPTFYRVTDQSSFRLATQWDTNSFDEKSFVQDFLGVTPNDSHTGAVTSGTESSVYPLQTSYNLRTPMKASIGASYFFGKSGFITFDAEYVAYNQMKISNGYDVTFDSDVDFIADNDILSEEHKGRVNIRTGAEYRLNKNFYLRGGYAYYPDPTEAEYRDVDQSTQYITGGLGYRNANFFIDFAFINTQSNSSYQPFQLYAPDPVPVYDIDNNTNQVVFTLGKSF, encoded by the coding sequence ATGAAAAATAAACAAACAATATTCTTTTTTTTACTACTGCTCCCTTTTTCTGCATTAGCTCAAATCGAACCTATTGGCTTCTACAAGGATGCTGTTCGATTTTCTAAGAATGAACTTGGAGGAGATGCAAGAATTCAAGCTTTAGGTGGTTCTGGAATTTCTCTAGGAGGAAATATGTCTAATGCTTATTTGAATCCTGCAGGTTTAGCATTTTACCGAAAAAGTGAAATGAGTATTACAGGTGTTGTTTCTATAAATCAAACAACAGCTACCAATAACACTGACTTTAGCACTGAAAAAAATACAAATTTCAATCTCCCTCAATTCGGTTTTGTAATAAAAGGTGAGTCAAAAGGAGCTTTTTCTATAAGTTTCAATCAACTTCAGAACTTTAATAATACAACATCATATTTTGGAAGGAATGATGGATTAAGCTCAATTACTAAGGAGTTTACTGAAGCAAATTATGGTTATTACGCTCCAGACCCTAATTGGATTTTTTCACCAGCTGAAGCCGCATATCAATTAGGTTTAGTAAGAGCTGTCGATCCTTCAGACCCTGATAATTACGATTATTACAACCTTGTAAATACGGCTCCAGATAGTCGAAGTGGATATATCGAAACAAGAGGAGGACATTATCAATTCGACGTGGGTTATGGTGAACAAATCAATAATCAATTGTCTTGGGGTGTTTCAGTTGGGATTCCTTATTTCAACTACAACATGACAAGATATTATGAGGAAAATCAAAGTAGAAACTACTACGTAATAAATGGAGTTGAAAAAGATTTACCTACTCCTGAATATATTGGTTTAAATGAGAGTATTCGTAGCGAAAGTATTGGTATCAATGCTAAACTAGGTTTGATTTACAAACAATCTGATCGACTTAGACTAGGGTTTACATTTGAAACACCTACTTTTTATAGAGTTACAGATCAAAGCAGCTTTCGCTTAGCTACACAATGGGATACAAATTCATTCGATGAAAAATCTTTTGTACAGGACTTCTTAGGAGTTACACCTAATGATAGCCATACAGGTGCTGTCACATCAGGTACAGAAAGCAGTGTATATCCTCTTCAGACAAGTTACAACCTCCGAACACCTATGAAAGCTAGTATTGGTGCTTCTTATTTCTTCGGAAAATCTGGTTTCATAACTTTTGATGCCGAATATGTAGCTTACAATCAAATGAAAATCTCTAATGGCTATGATGTAACCTTTGATTCTGATGTAGACTTCATTGCCGACAATGATATTTTATCTGAAGAACATAAGGGTAGAGTGAATATCAGAACTGGTGCAGAATACAGGTTAAATAAAAACTTTTATCTAAGAGGTGGATATGCTTATTATCCAGACCCAACAGAAGCGGAGTATAGAGATGTTGATCAGTCGACACAATATATTACGGGTGGTCTAGGGTATAGAAATGCTAACTTTTTCATTGATTTCGCATTTATCAATACGCAATCAAATTCAAGTTATCAGCCTTTCCAACTTTACGCACCAGACCCAGTACCTGTGTATGATATAGATAACAATACTAATCAAGTAGTTTTCACCTTAGGGAAAAGTTTCTAA
- a CDS encoding AGE family epimerase/isomerase, whose translation MKMKKLYSISISLIGVLINTCLFGQQVQVTSPYFQNPELLIDFADDCAKFWSGVHDPTYGGFYTFVNKEGNATNTSEKHLVSLSRDAYGMTRAFMLTGNEEYLQMASSSLDFIDNHLWDENYGGWHRSSNRSGSSPRTGDKTAFDQHYALLGNAAFYEATRSSNTWNVIEKGLDHMNEVYWDDRTEYLGYFHKTNTQSENPNGKSFNSTVDAITTHLYPLYLTTGDQQYLDRLNILKSNMIEYLVGSMDQSVIGFAEEFDSEWNIDHSQNRTIMGHVLKTAWCLGRIHRIDQDNNAINAAEVLIDDVLQNGYDHIYGGPFKDYDRTNGQMMMYGISDKAKAWWQMEQAITSGFILFDITKDEKYLQMTEESLDFFMDYFVDPTYGEIYADRAQNGSKIPQWGEDKGNDWKAAYHSIETAYYAYLYSQLLLKQEGASLYYNIEASNTERELLMNPLAIDFDKLKIQSVSLNGENFTDFNRDTRIVTLPANVEGKLKVTYIMEGLAPISVIDPLSSPTVTNNISIFPNPTKDVLFIESKTSNTSYRVLNILGNLEMSGTLNKLRDQINVSSLKSGIYFLQVDDTTIRFIKE comes from the coding sequence ATGAAAATGAAAAAACTTTACTCTATTAGTATTTCTCTAATAGGAGTACTAATCAACACGTGCCTATTTGGGCAACAAGTTCAAGTTACTAGTCCTTATTTTCAAAATCCAGAACTCTTAATCGACTTCGCTGATGACTGTGCTAAGTTTTGGTCAGGTGTTCATGACCCGACCTATGGTGGGTTTTACACTTTCGTAAATAAGGAAGGTAACGCTACAAATACCTCAGAAAAACACCTTGTATCTTTATCCAGAGATGCTTATGGCATGACTCGAGCATTTATGCTAACTGGAAATGAAGAATACTTACAGATGGCTTCTTCTTCACTTGATTTTATTGACAATCATCTTTGGGATGAAAACTATGGTGGCTGGCACAGAAGTTCGAACAGGTCAGGTTCGTCTCCTAGAACTGGAGATAAAACAGCATTTGATCAACATTATGCTCTTTTAGGAAACGCGGCATTCTATGAAGCAACAAGGAGTTCAAATACATGGAATGTCATAGAAAAGGGACTCGATCACATGAATGAAGTGTATTGGGATGATCGAACTGAGTATTTGGGGTATTTTCATAAAACAAATACACAAAGTGAGAACCCTAATGGCAAATCATTTAACTCTACTGTAGATGCAATTACTACACACCTCTATCCGCTGTACCTTACTACAGGAGATCAGCAATACCTTGACCGATTAAATATTCTAAAATCAAATATGATTGAATACCTAGTTGGAAGTATGGATCAATCAGTCATTGGATTTGCAGAGGAGTTTGATAGTGAATGGAATATCGATCATTCTCAAAACCGCACGATCATGGGACATGTTTTAAAGACGGCATGGTGTTTAGGACGAATCCATCGAATAGATCAAGATAATAATGCAATTAATGCTGCTGAAGTACTAATTGATGATGTACTTCAAAATGGCTACGATCATATTTACGGAGGCCCATTCAAAGATTATGATCGTACCAATGGACAAATGATGATGTATGGTATTTCAGATAAGGCTAAAGCATGGTGGCAAATGGAACAAGCTATAACATCAGGATTCATACTCTTCGATATTACCAAAGATGAAAAGTACCTTCAAATGACCGAAGAAAGTTTAGACTTCTTCATGGATTATTTTGTAGATCCAACATATGGAGAAATTTATGCTGATAGGGCTCAGAATGGAAGTAAAATACCTCAATGGGGTGAAGATAAAGGAAATGACTGGAAGGCAGCTTACCACTCTATAGAGACAGCTTATTATGCTTATTTATACAGTCAATTACTCCTAAAGCAAGAAGGAGCTTCTTTATATTATAACATTGAAGCAAGCAATACTGAACGCGAACTCCTGATGAATCCATTAGCTATTGATTTTGATAAGCTGAAAATTCAATCTGTGAGCCTTAATGGAGAGAATTTCACTGATTTCAATAGAGATACAAGAATTGTCACTCTTCCTGCAAATGTTGAAGGAAAACTAAAAGTCACATATATAATGGAAGGGCTTGCGCCTATATCTGTAATTGATCCATTAAGCAGCCCAACTGTAACAAATAACATTTCTATTTTCCCTAACCCTACAAAAGATGTTCTATTCATTGAAAGTAAAACATCTAATACTTCATACAGGGTATTAAATATATTAGGTAATCTCGAAATGAGCGGAACCTTAAATAAGTTAAGGGATCAGATAAATGTATCTAGTTTAAAAAGCGGTATTTACTTCCTTCAAGTAGATGATACTACGATCAGATTTATCAAGGAATAA
- a CDS encoding NeuD/PglB/VioB family sugar acetyltransferase: protein MENPVIIFGATGLGKVALDIFNSQDVLIFGMLDDDKETHGLTVGEVSILGKTNDDGFLKYIGKKAEAFVAIEDPKQRKAIVTMLNDRRKVMPVNAVHKDASVSSMAFLGHGNMVNAGAVVGAESKVPNHCILNAGVVLEADVELGDFVQIGARAVLQTGVVVGEGAVIGAGAIISRGVKIGKGAQVGPNSLVLQDVEDNTTVFGSPAQVV from the coding sequence ATGGAAAATCCTGTAATCATTTTTGGGGCAACAGGCTTAGGTAAAGTAGCCTTAGATATTTTCAATAGCCAAGATGTTTTGATCTTCGGTATGTTGGACGATGACAAAGAAACGCATGGTCTTACAGTTGGAGAGGTGAGTATTTTAGGAAAAACAAATGACGATGGTTTCTTGAAGTATATCGGAAAGAAGGCTGAGGCTTTTGTAGCTATCGAAGATCCTAAACAGCGTAAGGCAATCGTGACGATGTTGAATGACCGCAGAAAAGTAATGCCTGTAAATGCAGTACATAAAGATGCGAGTGTTTCATCAATGGCATTTCTTGGTCACGGAAACATGGTTAATGCTGGAGCTGTAGTAGGAGCAGAGTCTAAAGTGCCAAACCACTGTATTTTGAATGCAGGAGTAGTACTTGAAGCAGATGTTGAACTTGGAGATTTTGTACAGATTGGAGCAAGAGCAGTTCTTCAGACTGGAGTAGTTGTAGGCGAAGGTGCTGTGATTGGTGCAGGAGCAATTATTTCAAGAGGAGTAAAAATTGGAAAAGGAGCGCAAGTTGGTCCTAATTCACTTGTTTTACAAGATGTAGAAGATAATACAACAGTATTTGGTTCTCCAGCTCAAGTAGTCTAA
- the proS gene encoding proline--tRNA ligase has translation MAKGLPKRSEDFSAWYNELVKKADLAENSAVRGCMVVKPYGFAIWEKMQQTLDKMFKDTGHSNAYFPLFIPKSYLSKEADHVEGFAKECAVVTHYRLKNAEDGSGVVVDPDAKLEEELIVRPTSETVIWSTYKNWIQSYRDLPLLVNQWANVVRWEMRTRIFLRTAEFLWQEGHTAHATKAEAIQETEQMMEVYATFAEQFMGVPVVRGLKTESERFAGAEETYCIEALMQDGKALQAGTSHFLGQNFAKAFDVTFSNQNNELEHVWGTSWGVSTRLMGALIMSHSDDEGLVLPPKLAPIQVVIVPIYKGDDQLAAISEKANALKDALQAKGISVKFDDRDTVRPGFKFADWEMKGVPVRVTMGHRDLEQGLVEIARRDTKEKSSYKVEVMEEVITNLLDEIQENIYKKASDFRADNITEVNSYEEFKEVLETKGGFISAHWDGTAETEELIKEETKATIRCIPLDAKDEEGVCIKTGKPSTKRVLFAKAY, from the coding sequence ATGGCAAAAGGGCTACCAAAAAGAAGCGAAGATTTTTCGGCTTGGTATAACGAGCTTGTAAAGAAAGCCGATTTGGCTGAAAATTCTGCAGTTAGAGGGTGTATGGTTGTTAAACCCTACGGTTTCGCTATCTGGGAAAAAATGCAACAGACATTGGATAAGATGTTCAAAGATACTGGACACTCTAATGCATACTTTCCGTTGTTCATTCCCAAATCTTATTTGAGTAAAGAAGCGGATCACGTAGAAGGTTTTGCAAAAGAATGTGCAGTAGTTACACACTACCGTTTGAAGAATGCTGAAGACGGAAGCGGTGTAGTAGTTGATCCTGATGCAAAATTGGAAGAAGAGTTGATCGTAAGGCCAACTTCTGAAACAGTGATCTGGTCTACTTATAAAAACTGGATTCAATCATACAGAGACTTACCATTGTTGGTGAACCAATGGGCAAACGTTGTTCGTTGGGAAATGCGTACGCGTATTTTCTTGCGTACAGCGGAGTTCTTATGGCAAGAAGGTCACACGGCGCACGCAACAAAGGCTGAGGCTATCCAAGAAACAGAGCAAATGATGGAAGTTTACGCAACATTTGCTGAGCAGTTTATGGGGGTTCCTGTAGTAAGAGGTTTGAAAACAGAGTCTGAGCGTTTTGCTGGAGCTGAAGAAACTTATTGTATCGAGGCTTTGATGCAAGATGGTAAAGCACTTCAGGCAGGTACGTCTCACTTCTTGGGACAAAACTTTGCGAAAGCATTTGATGTAACTTTCTCAAACCAAAACAACGAGTTAGAGCACGTTTGGGGTACTTCATGGGGTGTTTCTACACGTTTGATGGGTGCATTGATCATGTCTCACTCAGATGATGAAGGACTTGTTCTTCCTCCAAAATTGGCTCCAATCCAAGTGGTGATTGTACCAATCTACAAAGGAGATGACCAATTAGCTGCAATTTCAGAGAAAGCAAATGCATTGAAAGATGCACTTCAAGCGAAAGGTATTTCAGTAAAATTTGATGACCGTGATACCGTACGTCCTGGTTTCAAATTTGCTGATTGGGAAATGAAAGGAGTTCCTGTTCGTGTAACAATGGGACACCGTGACTTGGAGCAAGGATTGGTTGAGATCGCTCGTAGAGATACAAAAGAGAAATCTTCTTACAAAGTAGAGGTGATGGAAGAAGTGATCACTAATCTTCTTGATGAAATTCAAGAGAACATCTACAAAAAAGCATCAGACTTCAGAGCTGATAACATCACTGAAGTAAATAGCTACGAAGAGTTCAAAGAAGTGCTTGAAACAAAAGGTGGATTTATTTCTGCTCACTGGGATGGTACTGCTGAAACAGAAGAGTTGATCAAAGAAGAAACGAAAGCAACGATCCGTTGTATTCCTTTAGATGCAAAAGATGAAGAAGGTGTTTGTATAAAAACTGGTAAGCCTTCAACAAAAAGAGTATTGTTTGCGAAAGCATACTAA
- a CDS encoding sugar kinase — translation MNKHKIITFGEILMRLSPPNTKRFTQTQQLDINFGGAEANVAASLGNFGLNVEMVSALPNHDLADEAIRFLKRYDVNTKNIIRKDGRLGVYFAEGASMHRGGKVIYDRSDSSFTQLEVDTFNWEEIFNDASWFHWSGITPAVSENAALICEKAIQKANEMGLKVSMDYNFRAKLWKWGKSDTEVMPNLMKGCHVMSGIHPDVDVLKDEVSDEAFAQSGQELMDKNPNCQVVVFSSRGVKSANHHTWAGALYDGKKVYRSKKYELTHIVDRIGGGDAFMAGIIYGLNTYDNLQPVIDFAIASSSLKHGIEGDFNAVSKEEVLQLMESDGGAKVSR, via the coding sequence ATGAACAAACATAAAATCATCACATTTGGAGAAATTTTGATGCGCTTATCTCCACCCAACACAAAAAGATTTACTCAAACTCAACAATTAGATATAAATTTTGGTGGAGCAGAAGCAAATGTTGCAGCATCCTTAGGAAACTTTGGTTTAAATGTGGAAATGGTTTCGGCACTTCCAAACCACGACCTTGCTGATGAAGCAATTCGTTTTCTAAAAAGATACGATGTAAACACGAAAAATATAATACGTAAAGATGGACGACTTGGTGTCTATTTCGCTGAAGGTGCAAGTATGCATAGAGGTGGAAAAGTGATATATGATAGATCAGACAGTTCTTTTACTCAGCTAGAAGTTGATACATTTAATTGGGAGGAAATTTTTAATGATGCTAGCTGGTTTCATTGGAGTGGAATTACTCCTGCAGTTTCTGAAAATGCAGCATTAATCTGTGAGAAAGCAATTCAGAAAGCAAATGAAATGGGGCTTAAAGTCTCTATGGATTATAACTTCAGAGCCAAATTATGGAAATGGGGTAAATCAGATACCGAAGTAATGCCAAACCTAATGAAAGGTTGTCACGTGATGTCTGGTATTCACCCTGATGTAGATGTATTAAAAGATGAAGTTTCGGATGAGGCATTTGCTCAATCAGGACAAGAATTAATGGATAAAAATCCAAATTGTCAAGTTGTCGTATTTTCATCTAGAGGTGTAAAATCGGCTAATCATCATACTTGGGCAGGAGCACTTTACGATGGTAAAAAAGTATACCGAAGCAAAAAATATGAGCTTACTCATATTGTTGACCGTATTGGTGGTGGCGATGCCTTTATGGCAGGTATCATTTATGGCTTAAATACTTATGATAACCTCCAACCAGTTATTGACTTTGCGATTGCATCTTCTTCACTAAAACATGGTATTGAAGGAGATTTCAATGCTGTTAGCAAAGAAGAAGTTCTACAACTAATGGAAAGTGATGGCGGTGCCAAAGTTTCTAGATAA
- a CDS encoding NAD(P)H-dependent oxidoreductase — MKKVTVVLAHDNFENSIANQTIIKELKEVDQLEIRNIYELYSDYKIDVEAEQKALIDTDIIIFQFPFYWYSAPAILKAYIDQVFAFNFAYGPEGNKLEGKEFLISTTIGGPAEAYTPTGYNHFRIEQLLLPFEQTAYLAKMNYHQPIYEHRMVYVPGVYNTKESVENNAIRQAERLKEQINNFRQEEIEMNTLIHEFVAEWFGNFDKLAENGFFINHLDGKVIFKFPEGEYEGHAGFANWYDSIKETIKADNKHMVEIKSIKRDGGFYRVALEVEIDAETNSGEALKMKVKEDWKLTIGQDKHIHLHEYFVEKIG, encoded by the coding sequence ATGAAAAAAGTAACTGTAGTACTTGCCCACGATAATTTTGAAAATTCAATAGCCAATCAGACAATCATTAAAGAGCTAAAGGAAGTTGATCAACTAGAAATTAGAAATATTTACGAGTTATACTCCGACTATAAAATAGATGTAGAAGCTGAACAAAAAGCTTTGATAGATACTGATATTATTATTTTCCAATTTCCATTTTACTGGTACAGTGCTCCTGCTATCTTAAAAGCTTATATAGATCAAGTTTTTGCATTCAACTTTGCGTATGGCCCTGAAGGAAATAAGTTAGAGGGAAAAGAATTTTTAATCAGTACTACAATTGGTGGCCCTGCCGAAGCTTATACGCCAACAGGTTATAACCACTTCCGTATTGAACAATTGCTTTTACCGTTTGAGCAAACAGCTTATTTAGCAAAAATGAACTACCATCAACCTATTTATGAGCACAGGATGGTATATGTCCCTGGAGTTTACAATACAAAAGAATCAGTTGAAAATAATGCGATTCGTCAAGCTGAAAGATTAAAAGAACAAATAAATAATTTCAGACAAGAAGAAATTGAAATGAATACGCTTATCCATGAGTTTGTAGCTGAATGGTTTGGCAACTTTGATAAACTTGCGGAAAATGGATTCTTCATTAATCACTTAGATGGAAAAGTAATTTTCAAATTCCCTGAGGGTGAATATGAAGGACATGCAGGTTTTGCAAATTGGTATGATTCCATTAAGGAAACTATCAAAGCTGATAACAAACATATGGTTGAAATTAAGTCGATTAAAAGAGATGGCGGATTCTACCGTGTGGCATTAGAAGTAGAAATAGATGCAGAGACCAATTCAGGAGAAGCACTAAAAATGAAAGTAAAAGAAGATTGGAAACTTACCATCGGACAAGATAAGCATATACATCTACATGAATATTTTGTAGAAAAAATAGGTTAA
- the hppD gene encoding 4-hydroxyphenylpyruvate dioxygenase encodes METVFNPNSELNQVEDFLPLKGTDHIEFYVGNAKQAAYFYQSAFGFKLVAYAGPETGVRDKASYVLEQGKLRFVFTTAMHPESEISDHVRRHSDGVKVLALWVDDAKKSFEETVKRGATPISEPEIYTDSNGEVVISAIATYGETVHKFVEREQYDGPFLPGYEARSSTFETTPVGFKYVDHCVGNVELGRMDEWVKFYEDVMGFKLLLTFDDEDISTEYTALMSKVVTNGNGFVKFPINEPAEGKRKSQIDEYLEFYHGAGVQHIAIATDDILFTVAELRKRGIEFLHVPNEYYEDLKDRVGAIDEDIEALKDLNILVDRDEEGYLLQIFTKPVEDRPTLFFEIIQRKGANSFGKGNFKALFEAIEREQARRGNL; translated from the coding sequence ATGGAAACCGTTTTCAATCCAAACTCAGAGTTAAATCAAGTTGAAGATTTTTTACCTCTGAAAGGTACAGACCACATCGAATTCTATGTAGGTAACGCAAAACAAGCAGCCTACTTTTATCAATCTGCTTTCGGATTTAAGCTCGTTGCGTACGCTGGTCCTGAAACAGGTGTGAGAGATAAAGCTTCTTATGTATTAGAACAAGGGAAATTACGATTTGTATTTACGACAGCTATGCACCCCGAATCAGAAATTTCTGATCATGTAAGAAGACATAGCGATGGTGTGAAAGTTTTAGCACTTTGGGTAGATGATGCTAAAAAGTCTTTCGAAGAAACTGTTAAACGTGGGGCTACCCCTATCTCTGAACCTGAAATCTATACAGATTCAAATGGTGAAGTAGTTATTTCAGCAATTGCTACTTACGGTGAAACAGTTCATAAGTTTGTAGAAAGAGAACAATACGATGGTCCTTTCTTACCTGGTTATGAGGCTAGATCATCCACTTTCGAAACAACTCCTGTAGGTTTCAAATATGTTGATCACTGTGTAGGGAATGTTGAGCTAGGAAGAATGGATGAATGGGTTAAATTCTATGAAGATGTTATGGGATTTAAGCTACTCCTCACTTTTGACGATGAAGACATTTCGACTGAATATACAGCACTAATGTCTAAAGTTGTGACTAATGGCAATGGTTTTGTAAAATTCCCAATCAATGAACCTGCTGAAGGAAAGAGAAAATCTCAGATTGATGAGTATTTAGAATTTTATCACGGAGCTGGTGTGCAACATATTGCTATTGCTACTGACGATATTCTTTTTACTGTGGCTGAACTTCGAAAAAGAGGTATTGAATTCCTTCACGTACCTAATGAATATTATGAAGATTTAAAGGACCGTGTAGGTGCTATTGATGAAGATATTGAAGCTTTAAAAGACTTGAACATCTTGGTTGATAGAGATGAAGAGGGATACCTTCTTCAAATCTTCACAAAACCCGTTGAAGATAGACCAACACTATTCTTCGAGATCATTCAAAGAAAAGGCGCTAACTCTTTTGGTAAAGGAAACTTCAAAGCATTATTTGAAGCAATTGAAAGAGAACAAGCAAGACGAGGAAATCTGTAA
- a CDS encoding dihydrofolate reductase family protein gives MRQVRLWIASTLDGYIARKSGSLDWLYAMENPEKSDYGYQEFYSQIGSVIMGRKTYDEILSYGVDWPYSDSKSYIFSFNENYKVKTANTSIFTGQLTKLIKTLKEEEENDIWLVGGGQLITAFLNDDLIDEMTISLIPILLGEGIPLFPGKPKETQFELIDTKCYDNGVVNLNYRKKTS, from the coding sequence ATGAGACAAGTTAGACTTTGGATAGCAAGTACGCTGGATGGATATATAGCAAGAAAAAGTGGTTCATTGGATTGGCTTTACGCAATGGAAAATCCAGAAAAGTCCGATTATGGTTATCAAGAATTCTATAGTCAGATAGGTTCGGTAATTATGGGGCGTAAAACCTATGATGAAATTTTGAGCTATGGAGTAGATTGGCCTTACAGTGATTCCAAGTCTTATATTTTTAGTTTCAATGAGAATTATAAAGTAAAAACTGCAAATACGAGCATTTTTACAGGACAGCTTACAAAATTGATCAAAACCTTGAAGGAGGAAGAAGAGAACGATATTTGGCTAGTAGGAGGAGGGCAGCTTATTACCGCTTTTTTAAATGATGATTTGATTGATGAAATGACGATCAGTCTAATTCCGATTTTGTTGGGAGAAGGAATACCGTTATTTCCAGGGAAGCCTAAAGAAACACAATTTGAGCTGATTGATACGAAGTGCTATGATAACGGCGTGGTGAATTTGAACTACAGAAAGAAAACTTCTTAA
- a CDS encoding DUF6261 family protein yields the protein MLPKIEPLLYPYLTTRLTTLYIQDFLRLFSEFDVEVHQLSFFYDQLLEQFADFESINQSSASLLFKQLEEAEQVRDCRFQILQKAAELEELKLKGEFNEEVNQVVQSIRVYEKSLSNNNENSQSEIMQSFFHDLDNEPLSLAVVSLGFSSMLQDLKLAQAAYENLVEEASGKNSDLSSITPEQIKKQVLEKQQLLINGIEVMKFIYPSDEMKDLNKDISILNSEYNTLMISNLNSK from the coding sequence ATGTTACCTAAAATTGAGCCTTTACTTTACCCTTATCTTACTACCCGTCTTACAACTCTATATATTCAAGATTTTCTTAGGCTTTTCAGTGAATTTGATGTAGAAGTTCATCAATTAAGCTTTTTCTATGATCAACTTTTAGAGCAGTTTGCTGACTTTGAAAGTATCAATCAGTCTTCAGCTTCACTTCTTTTTAAGCAGTTGGAGGAAGCCGAACAAGTGAGAGATTGCCGATTCCAAATTTTACAGAAAGCTGCTGAATTGGAAGAACTTAAATTGAAGGGAGAATTTAATGAAGAAGTTAATCAAGTAGTTCAGTCCATTCGTGTTTATGAGAAATCTCTTTCAAATAATAATGAGAATTCTCAATCAGAAATTATGCAGTCTTTTTTCCATGATTTGGATAATGAACCTTTATCCTTAGCTGTAGTTTCCTTGGGTTTTAGCTCAATGCTCCAAGATCTGAAATTAGCACAAGCTGCGTATGAAAATTTAGTAGAGGAAGCGTCAGGTAAGAATAGTGATCTAAGTTCAATAACTCCAGAACAAATCAAAAAACAGGTATTGGAAAAGCAACAATTGCTTATAAACGGGATTGAGGTTATGAAATTCATTTATCCCTCAGATGAAATGAAGGACTTGAATAAAGATATCAGTATCCTAAATTCTGAGTATAATACTTTGATGATTTCAAACCTTAATTCGAAATAA
- a CDS encoding MarR family winged helix-turn-helix transcriptional regulator, producing MSKTRESYEEHCLYFSTNTLVRQINKMADEAFATTGLAPSYAYLILHLTDEPGLSQNELCDRMQLTPSTMTRFIDKLVLKGLARREQEGRTVYIYPTDKAEETKVSVKNALKILYNRYNEVLGKELADRLTQDIHKANLTLKN from the coding sequence ATGAGTAAAACAAGAGAATCATACGAAGAACATTGCCTCTATTTTTCAACCAATACATTGGTTCGTCAAATTAATAAAATGGCAGATGAAGCTTTTGCCACAACTGGCCTAGCTCCTTCTTATGCCTACTTGATTTTACACCTTACCGATGAACCTGGTTTATCACAAAATGAATTATGTGATAGAATGCAATTGACTCCTTCTACCATGACCAGATTCATTGATAAACTTGTATTGAAAGGTTTAGCACGAAGAGAACAAGAAGGTAGAACGGTTTACATCTATCCAACAGATAAAGCTGAAGAAACAAAAGTTAGTGTAAAGAATGCATTAAAAATACTCTACAATAGATATAATGAAGTTTTAGGAAAAGAATTAGCCGACCGTCTTACCCAAGATATTCATAAAGCTAATTTGACGCTAAAAAACTAA